One segment of Xiphias gladius isolate SHS-SW01 ecotype Sanya breed wild chromosome 1, ASM1685928v1, whole genome shotgun sequence DNA contains the following:
- the dhcr7 gene encoding 7-dehydrocholesterol reductase, which translates to MNGAVAMEATRRRTKPSAGGKTSEQREQPAQWGRAWEVDWFSLISIISLLCFAPFIVFYFVMACDQYQCSISQPLFELYRGETTLLSIWARAPSFTSAAAKIYAIWVAFQVFLYMCVPDVIHRFVPGYAGGVQDGARTPAGLINKYEINGLQCWLITHALWFANAHYFHWFSPTIIFDNWIPLMWCANILGYAVSTFAFIKAYLFPTSSEDCKFTGNIFYNYMMGIEFNPRIGEWFDFKLFFNGRPGIVAWTLINLSYMAKQQELYGQVTNSMILVNVLQAIYVLDFFWNEAWYLKTIDICHDHFGWYLGWGDCVWLPYLYTLQGLYLVYHPVQLSNAHALAVLLLGLVGYYIFRSTNHQKDLFRRTEGSCSIWGRKPAYIECSYGSADGGVHRSKLLTSGFWGVARHLNYTGDLMGSLAYCAACGFGHILPYFYIVYMTILLVHRCVRDEHRCSSKYGKDWKRYTDAVPYRLLPGVF; encoded by the exons ATGAATGGTGCAGTGGCCATGGAGGCCACCAGGAGACGAACCAAGCCCAGTGCCGGTGGGAAAACATCTGAACAGAGGGAGCAGCCAGCACAGTGGGGGAGAGCATG GGAGGTGGACTGGTTTTCCCTGATCAGCATCATCAGCCTCCTTTGCTTTGCTCCCTTTATTGTCTTCTACTTTGTGATGGCATGTGATCAGTACCAGTGCTCCATCAGCCAGCCTCTGTTTGAGTTGTACCGAGGAGAGACCACGCTGCTCTCCATCTGGGCCCGGGCACCCTCCTTCACCTCGGCAGCTGCCAAGATATATGCCATCTGGGTGGCCTTCCAG GTGttcctgtatatgtgtgttccAGATGTTATCCATAGGTTTGTTCCTGGCTATGCTGGTGGAGTGCAGGATGGGGCACGAACCCCTGCTG GCCTGATCAACAAGTATGAGATCAATGGGCTGCAGTGCTGGCTGATTACTCATGCCCTGTGGTTTGCCAATGCCCACTATTTCCATTGGTTTTCTCCCACCATCATCTTCGACAACTGGATCCCTCTGATGTGGTGCGCAAACATACTGGGCTATGCTGTTTCTACCTTTGCTTTCATAAAGGCATACCTTTTCCCCACCAGCTCCGAGGACTG CAAGTTCACAGGGAACATATTCTACAACTACATGATGGGCATTGAGTTCAACCCGCGCATCGGCGAGTGGTTTGACTTCAAGCTGTTCTTCAACGGCCGGCCCGGCATCGTAGCTTGGACCCTCATCAATCTGTCCTACATGGCCAAGCAGCAAGAACTGTACGGCCAAGTCACCAACTCCATGATTCTGGTCAATGTACTGCAG GCCATTTATGTGTTGGATTTCTTCTGGAATGAGGCATGGTACCTGAAAACCATTGATATCTGCCATGATCACTTTGGATGGTATCTGGGCTGGGGAGACTGTGTCTGGCTGCCTTACCTCTACACACTGCAG GGTCTGTACCTGGTGTACCACCCAGTTCAGCTTTCTAACGCCCATGCCCTGGCTGTCCTGTTGCTCGGCCTCGTCGGGTATTACATCTTCCGCTCCACCAACCACCAGAAGGACCTGTTCCGCCGCACGGAGGGCTCCTGCTCCATCTGGGGCCGCAAGCCCGCATACATTGAGTGCTCGTACGGCTCTGCTGACGGTGGCGTCCACCGCAGCAAGCTCCTGACCTCAGGCTTCTGGGGCGTGGCCCGGCACTTGAACTACACCGGTGACCTGATGGGTTCTCTGGCCTACTGTGCCGCCTGCGGCTTTGGCCACATTCTGCCATACTTCTACATTGTTTATATGACAATCCTGCTGGTCCACCGCTGTGTGCGTGATGAGCACCGCTGCAGCAGCAAGTACGGCAAGGACTGGAAACGCTACACAGATGCTGTGCCTTATCGGCTGCTTCCGGGAGTGTtttag